A window from Streptomyces sp. NBC_00271 encodes these proteins:
- a CDS encoding Rossmann-like and DUF2520 domain-containing protein encodes MSTFPQPDPKDRPARLTVGVVGAGRVGPALAAALQLAGHRPVAVSGVSDASRRRAALLLPDVPLLSPAQVLERSDLVLLTVPDDALPGLVEGLAETGAIRPGQLLVHTSGRYGARVLDPALRAGALPLALHPAMTFTGTPVDVQRLAGCSFGVTAPEQLRLAAEALVIEMGGEPEWIAEESRPLYHAALALGANHLVTLVAESMELLRTAGVEAPDRMLGPLLGAALDNALRSGDAALTGPVARGDAGTVAAHVAELRKHAPGTVAGYLAMARATADRALAHGLLKPELAEDLLGVLADGATLPDDGSDR; translated from the coding sequence GTGAGTACATTCCCCCAGCCAGACCCCAAGGACCGCCCCGCGCGGCTCACCGTCGGCGTTGTCGGCGCGGGCCGGGTCGGCCCCGCCCTCGCCGCGGCGCTCCAGCTGGCCGGGCACCGCCCGGTGGCCGTCTCCGGGGTCTCCGACGCCTCCAGGCGGCGGGCCGCGCTGCTCCTGCCCGATGTGCCGCTGCTCTCCCCGGCGCAGGTCCTGGAGCGCTCCGACCTGGTCCTGCTGACCGTCCCGGACGACGCCCTGCCCGGGCTCGTCGAGGGGCTCGCCGAGACGGGCGCCATCCGGCCCGGACAGCTGCTCGTGCACACCTCCGGGCGGTACGGCGCGCGGGTGCTCGACCCGGCGCTCAGGGCGGGCGCCCTGCCGCTCGCGCTGCACCCCGCCATGACGTTCACCGGCACCCCCGTGGACGTGCAGCGGCTCGCCGGATGCTCCTTCGGGGTCACCGCACCCGAACAGCTGCGCCTGGCCGCCGAGGCCCTGGTGATCGAGATGGGCGGCGAGCCCGAGTGGATCGCCGAGGAGTCCCGCCCGCTCTACCACGCGGCCCTCGCGCTCGGCGCCAACCACCTGGTGACCCTGGTCGCCGAGTCCATGGAACTGCTGCGCACCGCCGGCGTGGAGGCCCCGGACCGGATGCTCGGCCCGCTGCTCGGCGCCGCCCTCGACAACGCCCTCAGGTCGGGCGACGCCGCCCTCACCGGGCCCGTCGCGCGCGGAGACGCCGGCACGGTCGCCGCGCACGTCGCCGAGCTGCGCAAGCACGCCCCGGGGACCGTCGCCGGCTATCTCGCGATGGCCCGCGCGACCGCCGACCGGGCGCTGGCCCACGGTCTGCTGAAGCCGGAACTCGCCGAGGACCTCCTCGGGGTACTCGCCGACGGCGCGACCCTGCCCGACGACGGGAGCGACCGATGA
- a CDS encoding AAA family ATPase, with protein sequence MLLWINGPFGGGKTQTAHEIQRRLPGSVVCDPEHAGFGLRRMLPPELRGDFQDLASWRQGVVEVLDLALGKHDGVVIAPMTVTNARYFEETVGRLAELGHDVRHFALLAERETVLKRLRERGFGHLLQYVAGKGAPLRRESWAVRQLDDCLERLREPEFAEHLWTDHTTVAKTADRIAVLAGLTLTPNKDGAVRGRLRRAWTGAKHIRFD encoded by the coding sequence ATGCTCCTGTGGATCAACGGCCCCTTCGGGGGCGGCAAGACACAGACCGCACACGAGATCCAGCGACGGCTGCCCGGCAGCGTCGTCTGCGACCCGGAACACGCCGGCTTCGGTCTGCGCCGCATGCTGCCGCCCGAACTGCGCGGGGACTTCCAGGACTTGGCGTCCTGGCGGCAGGGTGTGGTCGAGGTGCTCGACCTCGCCCTCGGCAAACACGACGGCGTGGTCATCGCCCCCATGACGGTCACCAACGCCCGCTATTTCGAGGAGACGGTCGGGCGACTTGCCGAACTGGGCCACGACGTACGGCACTTCGCGCTCCTCGCCGAGCGCGAGACCGTACTGAAGCGGCTGCGGGAACGCGGCTTCGGACACCTCCTTCAGTACGTCGCCGGGAAGGGCGCCCCGCTGCGGCGCGAGAGTTGGGCCGTGCGGCAGCTCGACGACTGCCTGGAGCGGCTGCGCGAGCCGGAGTTCGCGGAGCACCTGTGGACCGATCACACGACGGTCGCCAAGACGGCCGACCGGATCGCCGTGCTCGCGGGACTGACGCTGACGCCGAACAAGGACGGGGCGGTGCGGGGACGGCTGCGACGGGCGTGGACCGGCGCCAAGCACATCCGGTTCGACTGA
- a CDS encoding type III pantothenate kinase: MLLTIDVGNTHTVLGLFDGEEIVEHWRISTDARRTADELAVLLQGLMGMHPLLGEELGDGIDGIAICATVPSVLHELREVTRRYYGDVPAVLVEPGVKTGVPILTDNPKEVGADRIINSVAAVELYGGPAIVVDFGTATTFDAVSARGEYVGGVIAPGIEISVDALGVKGAQLRKIEVARPRAVIGKNTVEAMQSGIIYGFAGQVDGVVNRMVRELAEDPDDVTVIATGGLAPMVLGESSVIDEHEPWLTLIGLRLVYERNVSRT, encoded by the coding sequence ATGCTGCTCACCATCGATGTCGGCAACACGCACACCGTCCTCGGTCTCTTCGACGGCGAGGAGATCGTCGAGCACTGGCGCATCTCCACGGACGCCCGCCGCACCGCCGACGAGCTCGCCGTGCTCCTCCAGGGCCTGATGGGCATGCATCCGCTGCTCGGCGAGGAACTGGGCGACGGCATCGACGGCATCGCGATCTGCGCCACCGTCCCGTCCGTACTGCACGAACTGCGCGAGGTGACCCGCCGCTACTACGGCGACGTGCCGGCCGTGCTGGTCGAGCCCGGCGTCAAGACCGGCGTGCCGATCCTCACGGACAACCCCAAGGAGGTCGGCGCGGACCGCATCATCAACTCGGTCGCCGCCGTCGAGCTCTACGGGGGGCCGGCGATCGTCGTCGACTTCGGTACGGCGACCACTTTCGACGCGGTGAGTGCGCGGGGTGAGTACGTCGGCGGTGTCATCGCGCCCGGGATCGAGATCTCCGTGGACGCGCTCGGGGTCAAGGGGGCCCAGCTGCGCAAGATCGAGGTGGCTCGGCCGCGGGCGGTCATCGGCAAGAACACCGTCGAGGCGATGCAGTCCGGGATCATCTACGGGTTCGCGGGGCAGGTCGACGGGGTCGTCAACCGGATGGTGCGCGAGCTGGCGGAGGATCCCGACGACGTCACCGTCATCGCTACGGGTGGGCTGGCGCCGATGGTTCTCGGCGAGTCGTCGGTCATCGACGAGCACGAGCCGTGGCTCACGCTGATCGGCCTGCGCCTGGTCTACGAACGCAACGTGTCCCGCACCTAG
- a CDS encoding amino-acid N-acetyltransferase produces the protein MPAEHPAPRPEDFAKAVTVRRARTSDVPAVRRLLDANVRRGILLDKATVTLYEDIQEFWVAERGTGSSTEVVGCGALHVMWEDLAEVRTLAVNPAVKGVGAGHQLLEKLLQTARWLGVRRVFCLTFEVDFFAKHGFVEIGETPVDRDVYAELLRSYDEGVAEFLGLERVKPNTLGNSRMLLHL, from the coding sequence ATGCCAGCAGAGCATCCAGCACCGCGTCCCGAAGACTTCGCGAAAGCCGTCACCGTCCGGCGGGCCAGGACCAGTGATGTCCCGGCCGTGCGCCGCCTCCTCGACGCGAACGTCCGCCGTGGCATCCTGCTCGACAAAGCGACGGTGACGCTTTACGAGGACATCCAGGAGTTCTGGGTCGCGGAACGCGGCACCGGCTCAAGTACTGAGGTGGTCGGCTGCGGTGCGCTGCACGTCATGTGGGAAGACCTCGCGGAAGTCCGCACTCTCGCGGTGAACCCCGCGGTCAAGGGCGTCGGCGCCGGTCATCAGTTGCTGGAGAAGTTGCTGCAGACCGCCCGCTGGCTCGGCGTTCGCCGGGTTTTCTGTCTGACCTTCGAAGTCGACTTCTTCGCGAAGCACGGCTTCGTGGAGATCGGTGAGACGCCCGTCGACAGGGATGTCTACGCCGAGCTGCTGCGTTCCTATGACGAGGGTGTGGCAGAGTTCCTCGGTCTCGAACGAGTGAAACCGAACACCTTGGGCAACAGTCGGATGCTTCTGCATCTGTGA
- the panC gene encoding pantoate--beta-alanine ligase, which yields MTTTLLHTADELHARVRRGSRAVVMTMGALHEGHATLIRAAREIAGPEGEVVVTVFVNPLQFGAGEDLDRYPRTLDADLKIAEEAGADAVFAPSVDEVYPGGDPQVRLSAGPMGERLEGAVRPGHFDGMLTVVAKLLHLTRPDAALFGQKDAQQLALIRRMVRDLNFGVEIVGVPTVREEDGLALSSRNRFLSPEERRTALALSQALFAGRDRHAAQEALRARAREVPATRARAEALSAIGESRAAADAHAVAKAAPGAPAAVRAAARLVLDEAARLQPPVVLDYLALVDPSDFTEIEDDFTGEAVLAVAARVGTTRLIDNLPLTFGAAS from the coding sequence ATGACCACCACCTTGCTGCACACCGCCGACGAGCTGCACGCGCGCGTACGGCGCGGCAGCCGGGCCGTCGTGATGACCATGGGCGCCCTGCACGAGGGCCACGCCACGCTGATCCGCGCCGCCCGCGAGATCGCCGGGCCCGAGGGCGAGGTCGTCGTCACGGTCTTCGTGAACCCGCTCCAGTTCGGCGCGGGCGAGGACCTCGACCGCTACCCGCGCACCCTCGACGCCGACCTCAAGATCGCCGAGGAGGCGGGCGCGGACGCCGTGTTCGCCCCCTCCGTGGACGAGGTCTACCCCGGCGGCGACCCCCAAGTCCGCCTCTCCGCGGGACCCATGGGCGAGCGCCTGGAGGGTGCCGTGCGCCCCGGTCACTTCGACGGCATGCTCACCGTCGTCGCCAAGCTGCTGCACCTCACCCGCCCCGACGCGGCGCTGTTCGGGCAGAAGGACGCCCAGCAGCTCGCCCTGATCCGCCGCATGGTGCGCGACCTGAACTTCGGCGTGGAGATCGTCGGCGTGCCCACCGTGCGCGAGGAGGACGGGCTCGCCCTCTCCAGCCGCAACCGCTTCCTCTCGCCCGAGGAGCGGCGCACCGCGCTCGCCCTCTCGCAGGCCCTCTTCGCGGGCCGCGACCGGCACGCCGCCCAGGAGGCCCTGCGCGCCCGGGCCCGCGAAGTGCCCGCCACACGCGCGCGTGCCGAGGCGCTCAGCGCGATCGGCGAATCCCGCGCCGCCGCCGATGCGCACGCGGTCGCCAAGGCCGCACCCGGCGCCCCCGCGGCCGTCCGCGCCGCCGCCCGCCTCGTCCTGGACGAGGCCGCCCGCCTCCAGCCGCCGGTGGTCCTGGACTACCTGGCGCTGGTCGATCCGTCCGACTTCACCGAGATCGAGGACGACTTCACCGGCGAGGCGGTCCTCGCCGTCGCCGCCCGGGTCGGGACGACCCGCCTGATCGACAACCTCCCCCTCACCTTCGGAGCCGCCTCGTGA
- a CDS encoding threonine aldolase family protein — MSDTAEATAGQDPMTVGQDPETAGQEPESAGQDPEAAAERLRERRSAALRAARRVLWQPSYQPTVRERLTWLNDGAEGVYDLDRPVDMYGGQIVETLEERVAGLLGKEAAAFFPTGTMAQQVALRCWAGRTGNPTVALHALGHPEVHERQAFSQVSGLRPVRVTDEPRLPTAQEVRDFEEPFGALLLELPLRDAGFVLPSWEELSEVVEAARDRDAVVHFDGARLWECTSHFGRPLDEIAGLADSVYVSFYKSLGGFGGAVIAGPKTLIDEAKTWRHRYGGMILQQFPTVLAALIGLDQELPRLPRYVAHARVVAAALREGFTEAKVPWVRVHPEEPHTHQFQVWLPYDPDVLTDAALRQTEETKTSLFSHRWMRGGPGLAFTEVTVAAGGLEWTAQDVRAAVREFVERLPG, encoded by the coding sequence ATGAGCGATACGGCGGAAGCGACGGCGGGACAGGACCCGATGACGGTGGGACAGGACCCGGAGACGGCGGGGCAGGAGCCGGAGAGTGCGGGCCAGGATCCGGAAGCGGCGGCCGAGCGGCTGCGGGAGCGGCGGAGTGCCGCGCTGCGGGCGGCCCGGCGCGTGCTGTGGCAGCCCAGCTACCAGCCCACGGTCCGGGAGCGGCTGACCTGGCTGAACGACGGCGCCGAGGGCGTGTACGACCTCGACCGGCCCGTCGACATGTACGGCGGCCAGATCGTCGAGACCCTGGAGGAGCGGGTCGCGGGCCTGCTCGGCAAGGAGGCGGCCGCCTTCTTCCCCACCGGCACCATGGCCCAGCAGGTCGCCCTGCGCTGCTGGGCGGGCCGTACCGGGAACCCGACCGTCGCACTCCATGCGCTCGGCCACCCCGAGGTCCATGAACGGCAGGCGTTCAGCCAGGTCAGCGGCTTGCGACCGGTGCGGGTGACCGACGAGCCCCGGCTGCCCACGGCCCAGGAGGTACGGGACTTCGAGGAGCCCTTCGGGGCGCTGCTGCTCGAACTGCCGCTCAGGGACGCCGGTTTTGTGCTGCCCTCCTGGGAGGAACTCTCCGAGGTCGTGGAGGCCGCCCGGGATCGTGACGCGGTGGTCCATTTCGACGGGGCCCGCCTGTGGGAGTGCACCTCGCACTTCGGCCGCCCGCTGGACGAGATCGCGGGCCTCGCGGACAGCGTCTACGTGTCGTTCTACAAGTCGCTCGGGGGCTTCGGCGGGGCGGTGATCGCGGGCCCGAAGACGCTGATCGACGAGGCGAAGACCTGGCGCCACCGGTACGGCGGCATGATCCTCCAGCAGTTCCCCACGGTGCTCGCCGCGCTCATCGGCCTGGACCAGGAGCTGCCCCGGCTGCCGCGGTACGTGGCCCACGCGCGCGTGGTCGCCGCCGCCCTGCGCGAGGGTTTCACGGAGGCCAAGGTCCCCTGGGTGCGCGTGCACCCGGAAGAGCCGCACACCCACCAGTTCCAGGTCTGGCTGCCGTACGACCCGGACGTCCTCACGGACGCGGCGCTGCGGCAGACCGAGGAGACGAAGACCTCGCTCTTCTCCCACAGGTGGATGCGGGGCGGTCCGGGGCTCGCGTTCACCGAGGTCACGGTGGCGGCGGGCGGTCTGGAGTGGACGGCGCAGGACGTACGGGCGGCCGTCCGGGAGTTCGTCGAGCGACTGCCCGGCTGA
- a CDS encoding DUF5937 family protein, translating into MSVHIDVTGLRQERISVVPSPLAELCMALHALSEPGHHPGLQGWATGVTARLDSHLADRMSEADFLWRTTFSDLFLPYAGIPGRTTLPGATLAEELDLLDKLTDEQFVDAALEFTCALPYATPCRDTLSDPELQQRALELAAARGPQQVRFSKRLLDDPPQIRAWLRQFLEDCDEAFFAETWSRLRHQLAADARHKTDLLRHKGLAEAMASVSPAVTLDETGRTITVDKLGQGQTATGEGGLLLVPTSLGWPHLMVLHRYGWQPVLHYPVGSPELAAPFSLEQLTLRMTALSHPVRMRICRSLARSAFTTGELAQVNGMTAPEISRHLGVLKKAGLITTRRRGRYVLHQLDVSVVARLGSDFLEGILR; encoded by the coding sequence ATGAGCGTGCACATCGACGTCACCGGGCTGCGCCAGGAGCGGATCTCCGTCGTGCCGTCGCCCCTGGCCGAGCTCTGCATGGCGCTGCACGCGCTGTCCGAGCCGGGTCACCACCCCGGGCTGCAGGGCTGGGCGACCGGCGTGACCGCCCGGCTCGACTCGCATCTCGCGGACCGGATGTCCGAGGCCGACTTCCTGTGGCGGACGACGTTCTCGGACCTGTTCCTGCCGTACGCGGGGATTCCCGGCAGAACCACACTCCCGGGCGCCACGCTCGCCGAGGAGCTGGACCTGCTGGACAAGCTGACCGACGAGCAGTTCGTGGACGCCGCCCTGGAGTTCACCTGCGCGCTTCCGTACGCGACGCCGTGCCGGGACACGCTCTCCGACCCCGAGCTGCAGCAGCGCGCGCTGGAGCTGGCCGCCGCGCGCGGACCCCAGCAGGTGCGGTTCAGCAAGCGGCTGCTGGACGATCCGCCGCAGATCCGGGCCTGGCTGCGGCAGTTCCTGGAGGACTGCGACGAGGCCTTCTTCGCCGAGACCTGGTCCCGGCTGCGCCACCAGCTCGCGGCGGACGCCCGCCACAAGACGGACCTGCTGCGGCACAAGGGCCTGGCCGAGGCCATGGCCTCGGTGTCCCCGGCGGTGACGCTCGACGAGACCGGCCGGACGATCACGGTCGACAAGCTGGGCCAGGGCCAGACCGCCACCGGGGAGGGCGGGCTCCTCCTCGTGCCGACCAGTCTCGGCTGGCCGCACCTGATGGTGCTGCATCGCTACGGCTGGCAGCCGGTGCTGCACTACCCGGTCGGTTCCCCGGAGCTCGCGGCACCGTTCTCGCTGGAGCAGCTGACCCTGCGGATGACCGCGCTGTCCCATCCGGTCCGGATGCGGATCTGCCGCAGCCTGGCCCGCAGCGCGTTCACCACGGGCGAGCTGGCGCAGGTGAACGGGATGACGGCCCCGGAGATATCCCGGCACCTGGGCGTGCTCAAGAAGGCGGGCCTGATCACCACGAGACGCCGCGGGCGGTACGTGCTGCACCAGCTGGACGTCAGCGTCGTGGCCCGGCTGGGCAGCGACTTCCTGGAGGGCATCCTGCGCTGA
- the nadC gene encoding carboxylating nicotinate-nucleotide diphosphorylase → MSTPDLPLAQSGGCGDGCGCGAEADDDAYMECGLDPALAQLLADAGLDPLEVEDIANVAIQEDLDHGVDVTTVATIPEDAVSTADFVARDAGVVAGLRVAEAVISVVCTDEFEVERHVEDGDRVEEGQKLLSVTTRTRDLLTAERSALNLLCRLSGIATATRAWADALEGTSTRVRDTRKTTPGLRALEKFAVRMGGGVNHRMSLSDAALVKDNHVVAAGGVAQAFEAVREAFPEVPIEVEVDTLHQLREVVDAGADLILLDNFTPVECEEAVAIVEGRALLEASGRLTLEGAAVYAKTGVDFLAVGALTHSSPILDIGLDLREASTDQASTDEAE, encoded by the coding sequence GTGAGCACCCCCGACCTTCCCCTCGCCCAGAGCGGCGGCTGCGGCGACGGCTGCGGCTGCGGCGCCGAAGCGGACGACGACGCGTACATGGAGTGCGGCCTCGACCCCGCGCTCGCCCAGCTCCTCGCCGACGCCGGACTCGACCCGCTGGAGGTCGAGGACATCGCGAACGTCGCCATCCAGGAGGACCTCGACCACGGCGTGGACGTGACGACCGTCGCGACCATCCCCGAGGACGCCGTCTCCACCGCCGACTTCGTCGCCCGTGACGCGGGCGTCGTCGCGGGCCTGCGGGTGGCCGAGGCGGTCATCTCCGTGGTCTGCACCGACGAGTTCGAGGTGGAGCGGCACGTCGAGGACGGCGACCGGGTCGAGGAGGGCCAGAAGCTCCTCAGCGTCACCACCCGCACCCGCGACCTCCTCACCGCCGAGCGCAGCGCGCTGAACCTGCTGTGCAGGCTGTCCGGCATCGCGACCGCCACACGCGCGTGGGCGGACGCCCTGGAGGGCACCAGCACCCGCGTGCGCGACACCCGCAAGACGACGCCGGGCCTGCGCGCCCTGGAGAAGTTCGCGGTGCGCATGGGCGGCGGCGTCAACCACCGCATGTCGTTGTCGGACGCGGCGCTGGTCAAGGACAACCATGTGGTCGCCGCCGGCGGCGTCGCCCAGGCCTTCGAGGCCGTCCGCGAGGCCTTCCCGGAGGTGCCGATCGAGGTCGAGGTCGACACTCTGCACCAGCTGCGCGAGGTCGTGGACGCGGGCGCCGACCTGATCCTTCTCGACAACTTCACGCCCGTCGAGTGCGAGGAGGCGGTGGCCATCGTGGAGGGCCGGGCGCTCCTCGAAGCCTCGGGGCGGCTCACGCTCGAGGGCGCCGCGGTGTACGCGAAGACCGGCGTCGACTTCCTGGCCGTGGGCGCGCTGACCCACTCCTCGCCGATCCTGGACATCGGCCTCGACCTGCGCGAGGCGTCGACGGACCAGGCCTCGACGGACGAGGCGGAGTAG
- a CDS encoding BlaI/MecI/CopY family transcriptional regulator produces MPRPLGELEDAVMTRVWKWNRPVTVREVLEDLQQERSIAYTTVMTVLDNLHQKGWVRREAEGRAYRYEAVSTRAAYSAALMNDAWSQSDNPAAALVAFFGMMSEEQRRALRDAVHIVQGPEEGPEQGEGGGETRVTPDAADEKRVEKPDEKPVEASGEKPGEKPGENPDSGPGGTGR; encoded by the coding sequence GTGCCTCGCCCATTGGGAGAACTCGAAGACGCGGTCATGACGCGGGTGTGGAAGTGGAACCGCCCGGTGACCGTTCGAGAAGTCCTGGAAGACCTTCAACAGGAACGGTCCATCGCGTACACCACCGTGATGACCGTTTTGGACAATCTCCATCAGAAGGGCTGGGTGCGCCGGGAGGCGGAAGGCCGGGCCTATCGATATGAGGCGGTCTCCACACGTGCCGCCTACTCGGCCGCACTGATGAACGACGCGTGGTCCCAGAGCGACAACCCCGCCGCCGCTCTCGTCGCCTTCTTCGGCATGATGAGTGAGGAACAGCGGCGCGCGCTGCGGGATGCCGTACACATCGTGCAAGGCCCTGAAGAAGGCCCCGAACAAGGCGAGGGCGGCGGCGAAACACGTGTAACCCCTGATGCCGCCGACGAGAAGCGGGTCGAGAAGCCCGACGAGAAGCCCGTTGAGGCGTCGGGCGAGAAGCCGGGTGAGAAGCCGGGCGAGAACCCCGACTCCGGCCCGGGCGGTACCGGGCGATAG
- a CDS encoding histone-like nucleoid-structuring protein Lsr2 — MAQKVQVLLVDDLDGGEADETVTFALDGKTYEIDLTTANADKLRGLLEAYVKGGRRTGGRAAGGRGKARVASGGSQDTAQIRAWAKENGYEVNDRGRVPASIREAYEKANG; from the coding sequence GTGGCACAGAAGGTTCAGGTCCTTCTTGTCGACGACCTCGACGGTGGCGAGGCGGACGAGACCGTGACGTTCGCGCTGGACGGCAAGACGTACGAAATCGATCTCACGACCGCCAATGCGGACAAGCTCCGTGGCCTTCTCGAGGCCTACGTGAAGGGTGGTCGTCGTACCGGAGGTCGCGCTGCGGGGGGGCGTGGAAAGGCGCGTGTCGCTTCCGGTGGCAGCCAGGACACCGCGCAGATCCGCGCGTGGGCGAAGGAGAACGGTTACGAGGTCAACGACCGTGGCCGCGTTCCGGCGTCCATTCGCGAGGCCTACGAGAAGGCCAACGGCTGA
- a CDS encoding L-aspartate oxidase: MTGTGTGTGTPTGTGIRLHAPAPGWALTADVVVVGSGVAGLTAALRCEAAGLRTVVVTKARLDDGSTRWAQGGIAAALGDGDTPEQHLDDTLVAGAGLCDENAVRILVTEGPDAVRRLIETGAHFDESTEGELALAREGGHHRRRIAHAGGDATGAEISRALVEAVRARGLRTVENALVLDLLTDSDGRTAGVTLHVMGEGQHDGVGAVHAPNVVLATGGMGQVFSATTNPSVSTGDGVALALRAGAEVSDLEFVQFHPTVLFLGPDAEGQQPLVSEAVRGEGAHLVDADGVRFMVGQHELAELAPRDIVAKGITRRMQEQDAEHMYLDARHFGADMWEHRFPTILAACRAHGIDPVTEPVPVAPAAHYASGGVRTDARGRTTVPGLYACGEVACTGVHGANRLASNSLLEGLVYAERIAADIARSRSENGIHARVPVPVPHPEKPAHPLLAPEARFAIQRIMTEGAGVLRSAASLATATGRLQQLHTDARDALDENGKTSEPGVDTWEATNLLCVARVLVAAARLREETRGCHWREDHADRDDADWRRHIVVRLNPDRTLAVHTTDTADFPPTLQQTPGSPRSGGTPVPQRLQEQ; this comes from the coding sequence GTGACCGGCACAGGCACAGGTACAGGTACACCTACGGGCACTGGCATACGACTGCACGCGCCCGCCCCCGGCTGGGCCCTCACCGCTGACGTGGTGGTCGTCGGCTCCGGCGTCGCGGGCCTCACCGCGGCGCTGCGCTGCGAGGCCGCGGGCCTGAGGACCGTCGTCGTCACCAAGGCCCGCCTCGACGACGGATCCACGCGCTGGGCACAGGGCGGCATCGCCGCGGCCCTCGGCGACGGCGACACCCCCGAGCAGCACCTCGACGACACCCTGGTGGCGGGCGCGGGCCTGTGCGACGAGAACGCCGTACGCATCCTCGTCACCGAGGGCCCCGACGCCGTACGCCGCCTGATCGAGACCGGCGCCCACTTCGACGAGTCCACCGAAGGCGAGCTGGCACTCGCCCGCGAGGGCGGTCACCACCGCCGTCGCATCGCGCACGCCGGCGGCGACGCGACCGGCGCCGAGATCTCCCGGGCCCTCGTCGAGGCGGTACGCGCGCGTGGCCTGCGCACGGTCGAGAACGCGCTCGTCCTGGACCTCCTCACGGACTCCGACGGCCGCACCGCGGGTGTGACCCTCCACGTCATGGGAGAGGGCCAGCACGACGGCGTAGGAGCCGTCCACGCCCCCAACGTGGTCCTCGCCACCGGCGGCATGGGCCAGGTCTTCTCCGCGACCACCAACCCGTCGGTCTCCACGGGCGACGGCGTGGCACTCGCCCTGCGCGCGGGCGCCGAGGTCTCCGACCTCGAATTCGTCCAGTTCCACCCGACCGTGCTCTTCCTCGGCCCGGACGCCGAGGGCCAGCAGCCGCTGGTGTCGGAGGCGGTACGCGGCGAGGGCGCCCACCTGGTCGACGCGGACGGCGTGCGCTTCATGGTCGGCCAGCACGAGCTGGCCGAACTGGCGCCCCGGGACATCGTCGCCAAGGGCATCACGCGGCGCATGCAGGAGCAGGACGCCGAGCACATGTACCTCGACGCCCGGCACTTCGGCGCCGACATGTGGGAGCACCGCTTCCCGACCATCCTCGCCGCCTGCCGTGCCCACGGCATCGACCCGGTCACCGAGCCCGTCCCGGTCGCCCCGGCCGCCCACTACGCCTCCGGAGGCGTCCGCACGGACGCCCGCGGCCGCACCACGGTGCCCGGCCTCTACGCGTGCGGCGAGGTCGCCTGCACCGGCGTCCACGGCGCCAACCGGCTCGCCTCCAACTCCCTCCTGGAGGGCCTCGTCTACGCCGAGCGCATCGCTGCGGACATCGCGCGGAGCCGCTCGGAGAACGGCATCCACGCGCGCGTGCCCGTACCGGTCCCGCACCCCGAGAAGCCCGCCCACCCCCTGCTCGCCCCCGAGGCTCGGTTCGCGATCCAGCGGATCATGACGGAGGGCGCCGGTGTACTGCGCTCCGCCGCCTCCCTCGCGACCGCCACCGGCCGGCTCCAGCAGCTCCACACCGACGCCCGCGACGCCCTCGACGAGAACGGCAAGACCTCCGAGCCCGGCGTCGACACCTGGGAGGCCACCAACCTCCTGTGCGTGGCCCGGGTCCTGGTCGCGGCCGCGCGCCTGCGCGAGGAGACCCGTGGCTGCCACTGGCGCGAGGACCACGCCGACCGCGACGACGCCGACTGGCGCCGCCACATCGTCGTACGGCTGAATCCCGACCGCACGCTGGCCGTACACACCACGGACACCGCAGACTTCCCCCCGACCCTCCAGCAAACCCCCGGCTCCCCCCGATCAGGTGGGACCCCCGTGCCCCAGCGCCTCCAGGAGCAGTGA
- a CDS encoding response regulator transcription factor, translating into MAIRVMLVDDQVLLRTGFRMVLDAQPDMEVVAEAGDGVEALQVLRSTAVDVVLMDVRMPKLDGVETTRRICSDPNPPKVLILTTFDLDEYAFSGLKAGASGFMLKDVPPGELLTAIRSVHSGDAVVAPSTTRRLLDRFAPMLPHAGKEPQHKGLERLTDREREVMVLVAQGLSNGEIAARLVLSEATVKTHVGRILTKLGLRDRVQVVVLAYETGLVRAGGQR; encoded by the coding sequence ATGGCGATCCGCGTGATGCTCGTCGACGACCAGGTGCTGCTGCGCACCGGCTTCCGGATGGTGCTCGATGCCCAGCCGGACATGGAGGTCGTGGCCGAGGCGGGCGACGGCGTCGAGGCCCTCCAGGTCCTGCGGTCGACCGCGGTCGACGTGGTGCTGATGGACGTACGCATGCCGAAGCTGGACGGTGTGGAGACCACCCGCCGCATCTGCTCGGACCCCAACCCTCCGAAGGTGCTGATCCTCACCACCTTCGACCTCGACGAGTACGCCTTCTCCGGGCTGAAGGCGGGCGCCTCCGGCTTCATGCTCAAGGACGTGCCGCCCGGCGAGCTGCTCACCGCCATCCGCTCCGTGCACAGCGGTGACGCCGTGGTCGCGCCTTCGACCACCCGGCGCCTGCTCGACCGGTTCGCGCCGATGCTGCCCCACGCCGGCAAGGAGCCCCAGCACAAGGGGCTGGAGCGGCTCACCGACCGTGAGCGCGAGGTGATGGTGCTGGTCGCGCAGGGTCTGTCGAACGGCGAGATCGCGGCCCGTCTCGTGCTGTCCGAGGCCACCGTGAAGACGCATGTGGGGCGCATCCTGACCAAGCTGGGGCTGCGGGACCGGGTGCAGGTGGTGGTCCTCGCCTATGAGACCGGGCTCGTACGGGCGGGCGGGCAGCGTTGA